The DNA region tgaacaataacaacaacaacttcaATTATTATAATCTTCCTGTCGGGTTTATCGATCAATATTCTCCACAACAACATAATTTTCGTTCTTCTGGGCAAGTGAACAACTTTCGTAGATCGGTGCATGAGAGATTAGGTTTTCGTCCGTACATTAGGCAAAACTCTCAGCCacaaaataacaacaataataataacTACAGACGTGATGCGAACAATTTTTATCATCGTAATCAAAATCATCGCTATTCTGGCAGATACAACACACAATACAATAATCGCAATGCCAATcacacaaacaacaacaacagaaacAATCAACAACCGAACCgttacaataacaaaaattttagaaataatgAATCAAACAGTAGATATGGGCAAGGTTCTCAGCCAGAGTTAGAAGAGGAATCTGTGGTAGTCTGTGAATATTGCGGGGTTCCTGGCCATGTGAAACGCAAGTGTTTTACTCTCAAGAATTTGAAGCGTGATGTGGTCAAATTTGTAGATCTAGCGAAACCTGGAACCAGTTCAGAGAAGCAGCTCACGGACATGATGGGTCGATTGACAACAGCTGGCGACATGGCTGGAAGTGACAGCGATGATAGTTACTCCGAATGGAACTCAGGTGAATTGCAGTGTATGTGTGTGGAGTCCATTAATAAGATTAGTGAGCCATGTTTGATGAATGTCAAACTTGATGATATTTTGGTGTCGATGGAAGTAGATTGTGGTTCTACGGTTACTGTGATGGGCAAGAGCCAATATTTTACTCTTTTTGACAAACCTTTGAAACAATGTGATAAGCAACTTTTGGTGGTGAACGGAAACAAGCTGGAAATTGAGGGAGAAACAGATGTGTTAGTTGAGCTCAATGGTTCTAGACATGTTTTGAAgcttcttattttgaattcaaactttaaatttattcCACTTTTTGGCAGGAACTGGATGGATATTTTCTTCTCTCAATGGAGGCAATTTTTTCTAGCAATTTGATTGTTGATGAACAAGTCAATAGTTTAACTACACCAAAACGTGAAGAATTGATTGaggaaattaaaaatgattatgGTGAGGTTTTCATTAAGGATTTTTCTACTCCTATTAAAGGTTTTGAAGCTGAATTGGTTTTGAGGAGTGATGTGCCCATTTTTAAAAGGCTTATGACGTACCTTACAGGTTAAGGGAgaaagttttaatttatttagatCGATTGGAGAAACAAAATGTGATAACTCCGGTAAAGTCGAGTGACTGGGCGTCTCCTGTTATTGTTGTAATGAAAAAAGATAATCAGATTAGATTGGTGATTGACTGCAGGGTCTCAATCAACAAGGTGTTGGTTCCAAATTCCTATCCTTTGCCGGTTGCATGTGATTTATTTGCTAAATTGGCAAATTgcaaggttttttgttgtttggatTTGGAGGGAGCTTATACTCAACTTGCTTTATCGGAGAGGTCCAGAAAATTTATGGTTATTAATACTATTAAAGGTTTGTTTACATATAACCGTTTACCACAGGGGGCTTCTCCTAGTgcgtcaatttttcaatttgtcaTGGACCAAATATTGGGTGgcattgaaaatgttttctgttaCTTGGATGATGTGTTAATAGCAGGAGAGAATGTTGATGATTGTCGTCAGAAGCTGTTAATTGTTTTGGACAGACTTGCGAAGGCAAACATTAAAGTAAATTGGgaaaagtgcaaattttttgTGCCTGAGTTAAATTATTTGGGACATATTATTGGGGAGAAAGGTTTAATGACCAGCCCTGACAAAATTTCAACTATACAAAAAGCTAAAGTGCCTACAAATGTACATGAACTAAAGTCTTATTTGGGATTGATTAATTATTATAACAGATTTGTGCCTAATTTATCTTCCAAGTTATATCATCTCTACAATTTGATGaggaaaaatgttaaatttgtcTGGAGTCATGATTGTGACACGGCATTTCaagaaagtaaacaatctttgaTTAAAGCCAATATTTTGGAGTTTTATGATCCCCATAAAGAAATTGTTGTGGTGTCTGACGCCTCGGGCTATGGTCTGGGAGGAGTAATTGCTCATGTAATTGACAAGGTTGAAAAACCAATTGGTTTTACCTCTTTTAGTTTAGATGACGCACAAAAAAAGTATCCAATTCTGCATTTGGAAGCTTTGGCATTAGTTTGTACTATTaagaaatttcataaatatttatttggaCAAGAGTTTATTGCTTACACTGATCACAAACCCTTGCTGGGGATTTTCGGCAAGGAGGGCAAAAACTCAATATTTGTAACGAGACTTCAACGCTATATTTTGGAGCTGTCCATTTACAAGTTTGAGCTCAGATACAGGCCTTCTGCGAAAATGGGAAATGCGGATTTTTGTTCGCGATTTCCATTGGAGCAGGCGGTGCCTGCTGAGTTAGATCAAGATTTTGTTCGGAGCATAAATTTCAGTAACACATTGCCAATAGATTATGTTATGGTTGCGAAGGTGACAAAGGACGACgtttatttacaacaaattatTAACTATCTGCGTGATGGTTGGCCGCTTAAGTTTGACAAACGCTTAATGgacgtttttgcaaatcagaaAGATTTGGAAGTAGTTGAAGGGTGCGTTTTGTACCAGGACAGGGTAGAGATCCTAAATTGGGAGACtggacgaagtgaatttgacgtacccaaacagacgcgagtttgacgtatccaaacgagcatttgcctttacgcacagcaaaacttatcagtgttgccaagctcaaaacatacgttgccagatcgatttagcaagcttagaccagtctccctatttagggtctctaggacAGGGTGGTTATACCACGTTTAATGCAAAGCGGAATTTTGACACTTTTGCATGCCAATCACGCAGGAATAGTGAAAATgaaatagttagcacgaaaaCATGTCTATTGGTTTGGTATAAACAAAGATATTGAAAGCTTTGTCTCAACTTGTGATGTATGCGCTAGCATGGCAGTGGTgccaaaaccaaaaattttgtCTCAGTGGACTCCAACAACAAGACCATTTAGTAGGATACATattgattttttccatttttctcatagcaattttcttttaattgtgGATTCAAACACAAAGTGGTTAGAGATTGAGTGGATGAAGAAAGGTACGGATTGTGCCAAAGTATTGCAGAAATTGGTTGCATATTTTGCAAGATTTGGGTTACCAGATGTTTTGGTATCGGACGGCGGTCCTCCATTTAATTCTCATGCATTTGTTTCATTTCTTGAAAAACAGGGCATTAAGGTGTTGAAAAGTCCACCATATAATCCATCTAGTAATGGCCAAGCTGAAAGGCTGGTGAGAACTGCGAAGGATGTTTTAAAGAAGTTTTTACTAGAACCTGCAATGGCTGAGATTGATTTGGAGAACcagattagtttgtttttgatgaattaTAGGAACAATGTAGTTTCTAGTACCGGGCAACTTCCTGCGGAAAAGGTGTTCAATTATAAACCTAAAACTTTGCTTGATTTACTTAATCCCAAAAACAATTATAAGCAGCATCTTCTCAAGCAACAATCCTCGCCTGATGAAAACCTAGATGATTGTCTTAGGGATGTGGAAGTTTCTAATGACTTTTTAAAAGATCTGATTCCAGGGGATGTTGTATGGTACAAAAACCATAATGCGCATATCCCAAACAAATGGATTAGAGCACATTTTCtaaaacaattttccaaaaacttatTCCAGGTGTCGGTTGGAAGCGCTCGGGTGATGGCCCACAAGATGCAGCTTAAACCCCATCACGAGCGTAAGGAGCGCCCGAATGTGCACCTGTTTCCAGTGGTGCACGGCGAATACGAGGGCGAGGAGGAAGCAGTTTGTACGGCTGCAGCAGATATTAGTTCGGAAGAAGAATTTCGAGGATTTCCGGTGATGGCTGgaggaaaaagaagaaaaagaagtgcGCTTACGGCAGAATTGCCTGAAGAGTATCCACGTAGATCAAAAAGGCTCAGAAAGCCGATTCATGATTTGAATTATCAATATAATTAGTGAATTCAGAAgactaggattttttttaaattaaataatcatTAAAAGTGATATCAGagaattaggaaaaaaaaaacaaattcgttcagataaattaactaaattgaatTGTATTCATTAGAAATCTTTCTTGCTAAAAGAGGGAGGAGTTGTTATGTACACCCCTCGTTCGTTGTACTAAATTAGAACGCAAATGTCAAACGTAGAGCGTAACGTTCTGAAACGACTTCGCTGTGAGGTTGAATAAATCTTTCCCTTTTATCATCTAGAACTCAAACCGAGCAcatcttttctaaaaaatccgGACTTCTTCGTATTAATTacatgctgtgtaaatttacatatttttttctgtgtaaattaAGCTTTCGAATACCGTTTTGTTGTTGAACTCGATCTCGCCAGTCGGGTGCATTTTCAACACCAAGATGATCTGGCCATTTGGAATCTGTTGCAATCTCGGTTGCAATCGTTTATTATTCGAACTTTAGTATACAGTAGTTAGTAGCACACGTGTTATTTGATTTTCCTTAACTCCTCGACTGACAGCTCGTCCACAGGGTGCACCTGCACGTAGCGCACTCCTGAACCCGCACAGGGTACCACATCTCCCTTCCTTTATTGATCGAGCGGAACATCAACGTAATCATCAAACTTCAGCGGACGTTTGCAAACTCGCTTTGGCCTTGACGGAATATTAGGGATATCAGCAGGCTTCGGTGAGGTATCCAATGGTGCTGGTGGAGAATCTTCCCGGAGTGGTTCCTGCGAAATAGAACAGTTAGATGGAGATGTTGATGAGCGAGTTGATGTTAGATCTACAGATTCCGCTGGCAGTGAAGTTGGAATCTTTTTCAGATGCGAAGAGTTTCGCTCATAGGTTGTTCCACTATCCTCGCTCTGTACTGTGCAACGTGTACCAGATTTCCGTACAACAGTATACTCGACCGGAGAGTAGGTTGTCGTGAGCTTGTTTCCGGGTAGTAAATTTTGCATCAACACTTTATCCCCTTCTTGAATCGACGAAGGTCTCGCGTTCCGCTTGATGTTCTCACGGTCACAAGCATGTTTCTTCGCAATAGCATCGCGATCACAGAACTCTTCGTTTGGCGGAGCGGTTTCAATTTCCCTCAAGAACGGAAGTTTGGTTCTAATCGTGCGTCCCAGCATCAACTCCGACGGTGTCTTTCCGGTTATGGAATGCGGCGTAGAGTAGTACATCGTCAAGTACTCGTCAAGGTCCTGCTTCCAGTCTCGTTTCAAAGCGTTGCTGATCTGCAGCCGCTTCAGCAATGATCTGTTTTGCCTTTCGACCTCTCCATTTTGCTGCGGGAAGTACGGTGTTGTGTAGTTCAGGGTTATACCGCATTCCCTACAATAGTCCCGGAACTCCGAACTCAAGAACTGCTTCGCATTGTCGAGACTGATTGTCCTCGGGAACCCCAGCCGCTTGAAAATGGCACGAAGTCGATCAACGGTATCCTTCGctgtgattttggtcattatttCGATTTCCTTATAGCGGCTGAAGTAGTCAACGATTACGAAGAGGTACTCCCCAGAAGGAAGCGGGCCAAGAAAATCGATGGCAACATCCACCCAAGCTTCCAGGGGCAGTGGTCTTCGTTGCATCGCTTCTGGTTTCTGCGGAAGTCCTGTTAGTCGGCAGCCCTCACAATCAGTAATCCATTTCTTGATGACCTTGTCCATTCCTGGCCACCATACTCTGTCTCTCAACCTCCGCTTCATTCCGGATTCTCCTGGATGTCCCTCATGTCCCAGTTCAAGGAATCTCCTGCGCAAACTTGACGGAACGATCATCTTGTTGCCCCTGACAACGAGCTCTCCGACCAATCCAAGTTCGTTTTGGAAGGTTTCGTACACTTTGATCTCCGGGTACTTCCAAATTCCTGAGCGCAAGCTATCCTTCACGAGGGTCAGCTCTTGATCGTGAATGGTCGCGTCCTCAATCTCACTAATATCGATCGCCGTTGATTCCAACACGGTCAGAATCAGGAACTTCTCATCAGGATCGATATCTTCGTTGTCATTGGAATGCACGGTTAGCCTCGACAAAGAGTCAGCAATGTTAGATGACCCTTTCCGGTAGACAACTCGGAACCTGAACGATTGTAGACGAAGAATCCATCGTTCGATCCTCAAGCATGGGCGTGATGTTGGTGAGAAAATTGCTTCGAGGGTTTGTGGTCAGTCTCTAATTCAAACGTCCGACCGATGAGATAATG from Culex quinquefasciatus strain JHB chromosome 3, VPISU_Cqui_1.0_pri_paternal, whole genome shotgun sequence includes:
- the LOC119768600 gene encoding uncharacterized protein LOC119768600 isoform X3 encodes the protein MSQGGMVSSIEPFRKGSSFSDWICRLKYTFDDLAKPGTSSEKQLTDMMGRLTTAGDMAGSDSDDSYSEWNSGVGWKRSGDGPQDAA
- the LOC119768600 gene encoding uncharacterized protein LOC119768600 isoform X1, which translates into the protein MSQGGMVSSIEPFRKGSSFSDWICRLKYTFDDLAKPGTSSEKQLTDMMGRLTTAGDMAGSDSDDSYSEWNSGELQCMCVESINKISEPCLMNVKLDDILVSMEVDCGSTVTVMGKSQYFTLFDKPLKQCDKQLLVVNGNKLEIEGETDVCRLEALG
- the LOC119768600 gene encoding uncharacterized protein LOC119768600 isoform X2, producing MIVTPNGTQVSVGSARVMAHKMQLKPHHERKERPNVHLFPVVHGEYEGEEEAVCTAAADISSEEEFRGFPVMAGGKRRKRSALTAELPEEYPRRSKRLRKPIHDLNYQYN
- the LOC119769197 gene encoding uncharacterized protein K02A2.6-like; the protein is MTQVLIDSGSNKNIIDDTTWKRMKVQGIEIRNATKQVDKQFRGYGKDAQPLSVIGMFDSTVEIQNENQQMQAEARFYVVANGNQPLLGKETAQELNVLRLGLPGQDDRTWMIENNSPFPKLKGIKLRISVDGSVTPVAQPARRPPLALLSRIEEKLNQLESTDIIEKVEQYSDWVSPLVVVVKDNGDLRLCVDMRQANRAIKREHFVMPTVDDILPRMNAANFFTRLDVKDAFHQIELEETSRSITTFITHRGMYRYKRLMFGISCAPEQYQKIMGQLLAGCDNCVHYIDDIIVFGRTEEEHDRCVEKVLTVLKSRNVLLNLKKCLFKVTELDFLGHHISDKGIRPADDKVRAIRAFRSPRNVEELRSFLGLVTYVGRFLPGLGTISAPLRKLTQRDVSFSWENQHEQAFLRWIFIFFMYFLACLKFQLQVENDDFGRQELEFLTTPSYKSRRGCISAIFSPTSRPCLRIERWILRLQSFRFRVVYRKGSSNIADSLSRLTVHSNDNEDIDPDEKFLILTVLESTAIDISEIEDATIHDQELTLVKDSLRSGIWKYPEIKVYETFQNELGLVGELVVRGNKMIVPSSLRRRFLELGHEGHPGESGMKRRLRDRVWWPGMDKVIKKWITDCEGCRLTGLPQKPEAMQRRPLPLEAWVDVAIDFLGPLPSGEYLFVIVDYFSRYKEIEIMTKITAKDTVDRLRAIFKRLGFPRTISLDNAKQFLSSEFRDYCRECGITLNYTTPYFPQQNGEVERQNRSLLKRLQISNALKRDWKQDLDEYLTMYYSTPHSITGKTPSELMLGRTIRTKLPFLREIETAPPNEEFCDRDAIAKKHACDRENIKRNARPSSIQEGDKVLMQNLLPGNKLTTTYSPVEYTVVRKSGTRCTVQSEDSGTTYERNSSHLKKIPTSLPAESEPLREDSPPAPLDTSPKPADIPNIPSRPKRVCKRPLKFDDYVDVPLDQ